A stretch of the Alistipes sp. ZOR0009 genome encodes the following:
- a CDS encoding DUF3467 domain-containing protein, with amino-acid sequence MEDNSNQPEMNIELNDDVAQGVYSNLAIISHSPSEFVVDFIRIMPGMPKAQVKSRIILTAEHAKRLMHALQDNIDKYEHHFGEIEIRGVEPMIPVPFSNSSNGQA; translated from the coding sequence ATGGAAGATAATAGCAACCAGCCAGAAATGAATATAGAGCTGAACGATGACGTTGCTCAGGGCGTATATTCAAACTTAGCCATCATATCTCATTCGCCATCGGAGTTTGTGGTAGACTTTATTCGCATAATGCCAGGTATGCCAAAGGCTCAGGTTAAGTCGCGGATTATACTTACTGCCGAGCATGCCAAGCGATTGATGCATGCGCTGCAGGATAACATCGACAAGTATGAGCACCACTTTGGGGAGATTGAAATCCGAGGTGTTGAGCCCATGATTCCAGTTCCATTCTCGAATAGCAGCAATGGTCAAGCATAA
- a CDS encoding aminoacyl-histidine dipeptidase: MNKDIMGLSPKTIWKHFYALTQIPRPSGHEEASAKYVLDFALGLGLEAFRDEVGNVIVRKPATAGMENRKGIVLQGHLDMVPQKNSDKVHDFEKDPIEAYIDGDWVTANGTTLGADNGMGVAASLAVLEATDIAHGPIEVLLTMDEETGMTGAFGLKAGVLHGDILLNLDSEDEGELYVGCAGGTNANVKFEYAEEATPAGMVGYNLEIRGLKGGHSGMEIILQRGNSNKLMFRFLYEVAGMGVRVSTVDGGSLRNAIPRECFVTVAVPQAKAAEFEAKVKELEATFLAELALVDENLTFKAIKAEVPAKVMDVATQEKLTFAVYACPNGVARMSDSMEGLVETSNNLARVEVKGGKGSVLCLLRSSVDSAKLDLENQIASVFKLAGFEVWMDGQYPGWKPNLNSPILTTMQNVYEQMYGKIPTIKAIHAGLECGLLGGVYPNWDMISFGPTIRYPHSPDEKVKIDTVEKFWNFLVETLKNVPAK, encoded by the coding sequence ATGAATAAGGACATTATGGGCTTAAGCCCCAAAACTATTTGGAAGCATTTTTATGCACTTACTCAGATTCCTCGTCCATCTGGACACGAGGAGGCTTCTGCTAAATATGTACTAGATTTTGCCCTTGGATTGGGGCTGGAGGCTTTTCGCGATGAGGTGGGTAACGTAATTGTGCGTAAGCCTGCCACTGCTGGAATGGAAAACCGTAAGGGCATTGTGCTACAAGGCCACCTCGACATGGTTCCTCAGAAGAATAGCGATAAGGTTCACGATTTTGAGAAGGATCCAATCGAAGCTTACATTGATGGCGATTGGGTTACCGCCAACGGAACAACGCTAGGTGCCGATAACGGAATGGGCGTTGCCGCCTCGTTGGCCGTTTTGGAGGCTACCGACATTGCGCACGGTCCAATTGAAGTGCTGCTAACTATGGACGAAGAGACCGGTATGACTGGTGCTTTTGGACTAAAGGCAGGCGTTCTTCATGGAGATATCCTACTAAACCTTGACTCGGAAGATGAGGGCGAGCTATACGTTGGATGCGCTGGAGGTACCAACGCCAACGTAAAGTTTGAGTATGCAGAGGAGGCTACACCAGCAGGAATGGTGGGCTACAACCTCGAAATTCGTGGATTAAAGGGTGGCCACTCGGGTATGGAGATCATCCTTCAGAGAGGAAATTCGAACAAGCTGATGTTCCGCTTCCTTTACGAGGTTGCCGGCATGGGCGTTAGGGTTAGCACCGTTGATGGCGGTAGCTTGCGTAACGCTATCCCTCGCGAGTGCTTTGTTACGGTTGCCGTGCCACAGGCTAAGGCGGCCGAGTTTGAGGCTAAGGTAAAGGAGCTGGAAGCTACCTTCTTGGCAGAGCTTGCTCTTGTAGACGAGAACCTAACCTTTAAGGCCATCAAGGCCGAGGTTCCTGCAAAGGTGATGGACGTAGCCACTCAGGAGAAGCTAACCTTCGCTGTTTACGCTTGTCCTAACGGGGTGGCCCGCATGAGCGACTCGATGGAGGGGCTTGTTGAAACATCGAACAACCTGGCTCGCGTAGAGGTTAAGGGAGGAAAAGGTTCCGTGCTTTGCCTGCTTCGCAGCTCGGTTGATAGCGCTAAGCTCGATTTGGAAAACCAAATCGCAAGCGTATTTAAGCTGGCTGGTTTCGAAGTTTGGATGGACGGACAGTATCCAGGCTGGAAGCCAAACCTAAACTCACCAATCCTTACCACCATGCAGAATGTTTACGAGCAGATGTACGGTAAGATCCCAACCATTAAGGCTATTCATGCTGGGTTGGAGTGCGGCCTGCTAGGCGGCGTGTATCCAAACTGGGATATGATTTCGTTTGGACCAACCATTCGCTACCCACACTCTCCAGACGAGAAGGTGAAGATTGATACCGTAGAGAAGTTCTGGAACTTCCTTGTAGAAACGCTAAAGAATGTACCTGCCAAGTAG
- a CDS encoding thioredoxin family protein yields MKVVRLIALVCLLPLAGAAQQAQVKWMSIEEALKASEKNPRKILIDMYTDWCGWCHKMDRDTFGDSTIARYISQNYYAVKMNAETQPDFSYKGRTFKLLTAAGKSMNEFVLAVTNNRPSYPSIAYLDEQGNVLTVVPGYQKPESLHPILQFLKEDKFKTMKFEEFVSRQQPTSK; encoded by the coding sequence ATGAAAGTAGTAAGATTGATAGCGCTGGTATGCCTGCTCCCGCTAGCAGGCGCAGCACAGCAGGCACAGGTTAAATGGATGTCCATCGAAGAAGCGCTAAAGGCTTCGGAGAAGAATCCCCGAAAAATACTGATAGACATGTATACCGACTGGTGCGGATGGTGCCATAAGATGGATAGGGATACGTTTGGCGACTCCACCATTGCCAGGTATATCTCGCAAAACTACTATGCCGTTAAGATGAATGCCGAAACGCAGCCCGACTTCAGCTATAAGGGACGTACGTTCAAGCTGCTTACCGCTGCAGGAAAGAGCATGAACGAGTTTGTGCTAGCCGTTACCAACAACCGGCCCAGCTACCCCTCCATAGCCTACCTCGACGAGCAGGGGAATGTGCTAACGGTTGTCCCTGGCTACCAAAAGCCGGAAAGCCTCCATCCCATACTGCAGTTTCTGAAGGAGGACAAATTCAAAACAATGAAATTCGAAGAATTCGTAAGCAGACAGCAGCCAACATCAAAATAA